One Rossellomorea aquimaris DNA window includes the following coding sequences:
- a CDS encoding carbohydrate-binding protein, whose protein sequence is MFFPRRYPVVPYDFQQEYYPYWPEVRNDYEDGLLPHTYQQYYPVCEQQREFMYYPQQLDYYDPYQGFYDQPVYENPFDWRISWREWEDLGAPPRGMKGSPAVSSWQANRLDTFVRSENDRMYHKWWNGSRWSNWEDLGAPRRGLRSSPAAVSWGPNRIDTFVRGNRDTLWHKWWDGSRWNEWEDLGGPPRGFKGDPTVASWQANRLDVFVQGNDNNLWHKWWDGRRWSQWENLGSPRGGLRDSPGAVSWGPNRIDCFVRGNNDRMWHKWWDGSRWSEWENLGSPPRGFEGAPAASSWAPNRIDTFVRGDNNNMWHKWWNGSRWSNWEDLGAPRGGVRSSPGAVSWGRNRVDAFVRGRNDHMWHKWYA, encoded by the coding sequence ATGTTTTTTCCACGGCGATATCCTGTGGTACCGTATGATTTTCAACAAGAATATTATCCTTATTGGCCCGAAGTAAGAAACGATTATGAAGATGGTCTTTTACCACATACTTATCAACAGTATTATCCAGTCTGCGAACAACAACGTGAGTTCATGTATTATCCACAACAGCTGGACTACTATGATCCTTATCAAGGATTCTATGACCAACCTGTCTACGAAAATCCATTTGATTGGCGGATCAGCTGGAGGGAATGGGAGGATCTTGGTGCACCGCCACGGGGGATGAAGGGTTCACCGGCCGTTTCTTCCTGGCAGGCAAACAGGCTGGATACATTTGTTCGAAGTGAGAATGACAGAATGTATCACAAATGGTGGAACGGTTCCCGCTGGAGTAATTGGGAGGATCTCGGTGCACCAAGGAGAGGTTTAAGGAGTTCCCCGGCTGCCGTGTCATGGGGACCGAACCGTATTGATACGTTTGTCAGAGGGAATCGGGATACACTTTGGCATAAGTGGTGGGATGGCTCGAGATGGAATGAATGGGAAGACCTTGGAGGACCACCACGTGGGTTCAAGGGAGATCCCACGGTTGCATCATGGCAAGCAAATCGCCTCGATGTTTTCGTGCAAGGGAATGACAACAATCTCTGGCATAAATGGTGGGACGGAAGACGATGGAGCCAGTGGGAAAACCTCGGATCTCCAAGAGGCGGTTTGAGGGATTCGCCTGGTGCCGTATCTTGGGGGCCGAACCGCATCGATTGCTTTGTAAGAGGAAACAACGACCGTATGTGGCATAAGTGGTGGGATGGTTCCCGCTGGAGCGAGTGGGAGAATCTCGGTTCCCCGCCTAGAGGCTTTGAAGGGGCACCTGCTGCATCCTCGTGGGCACCGAACCGGATCGATACCTTTGTCCGTGGAGACAACAATAACATGTGGCACAAATGGTGGAATGGTTCCCGCTGGAGCAACTGGGAAGACCTTGGAGCACCAAGGGGTGGCGTTCGTTCATCTCCGGGAGCAGTGTCTTGGGGCCGAAACCGGGTGGATGCCTTTGTAAGAGGCAGAAACGATCATATGTGGCATAAGTGGTATGCTTGA
- a CDS encoding sigma-70 family RNA polymerase sigma factor codes for MDPLIEKAKNGSEHAFRMLIEMHKQYVFKCIFGVLRNQKDAEDASQEVWMKIYTSLPQYGHQGFKTWMTRIAVNHAIDCKRRQARQEEELVDELPVKESEDAIERRLLRKEQKQLVLRHLEEVPESYREVIEGFYIKEKSYQELANEQHVQVKTIETKLYRARLWMRKHWKEEDFI; via the coding sequence GTGGATCCGCTAATTGAAAAGGCGAAGAATGGAAGTGAGCATGCGTTTCGGATGTTGATCGAAATGCATAAGCAGTATGTTTTTAAATGCATCTTCGGGGTTCTGCGAAATCAGAAAGATGCTGAAGATGCATCACAGGAAGTCTGGATGAAGATTTACACCTCTCTCCCTCAGTACGGGCATCAAGGGTTTAAGACATGGATGACGAGAATTGCGGTGAACCATGCCATTGATTGTAAGCGAAGGCAGGCAAGACAGGAGGAAGAGCTGGTCGACGAGCTCCCTGTAAAAGAGTCAGAGGACGCTATAGAAAGACGATTACTAAGAAAAGAACAAAAGCAGCTCGTGTTGAGGCATTTAGAAGAAGTTCCCGAATCGTACAGAGAAGTGATTGAAGGGTTCTACATAAAAGAAAAGTCCTATCAGGAGCTTGCAAATGAACAGCATGTGCAGGTGAAAACGATTGAAACAAAGCTGTACCGGGCAAGGCTATGGATGAGGAAGCATTGGAAGGAGGAGGATTTCATATGA
- a CDS encoding DUF3231 family protein produces the protein MSLHPKTNLTSAEMATLWSTYQSDTLALCVFEYFIAKNQDPDTASILRLAQEKSELHIEFISSIFKEEQIPIPVGFSKEKDVFPDAPSIYGDTFFLMYLRQMAKVGMITYSGALALTVREDILEFFQQALQFSGDLYKKTTETGKEKGILVRPPYIDYPEKVEFIKEKSYMSSSLNPFVNRRPLNAIEISHLFLNTETNLLGSMIATSFAQMAQSKEVRKFMTRTQEIAQKHLNIFSDALINNDMQAPMSWDTNVKASTTAAFSDKLMMFHTTLISNAGMGNYGTAAAASMRADLVSNYFRLILEVAELGKSGADIMIDNGWLEEPPQSADRKKLAEDK, from the coding sequence ATGTCACTTCATCCCAAAACAAATTTAACCTCAGCTGAAATGGCCACTCTTTGGTCCACCTATCAAAGCGACACTTTGGCCCTTTGTGTATTTGAATATTTTATTGCAAAAAATCAGGATCCCGATACAGCATCCATTCTTCGCTTAGCACAAGAAAAATCTGAACTGCACATTGAATTCATCTCAAGCATTTTCAAAGAAGAACAAATCCCTATCCCTGTTGGATTTTCAAAGGAAAAGGACGTATTCCCTGATGCCCCGTCCATTTATGGCGACACCTTTTTCTTGATGTATCTACGGCAAATGGCCAAGGTTGGAATGATTACCTATAGTGGAGCCCTTGCCCTGACCGTGAGAGAAGACATTCTTGAGTTCTTTCAACAAGCCCTTCAGTTTTCTGGTGACCTCTACAAAAAAACGACGGAAACTGGAAAAGAAAAAGGAATATTAGTCAGACCTCCGTATATTGATTATCCTGAAAAGGTTGAGTTTATCAAGGAAAAATCATATATGAGCTCCAGCCTGAATCCATTTGTCAATAGACGGCCGCTGAATGCCATTGAAATCTCCCATCTCTTCCTTAACACGGAAACCAATTTACTCGGGAGCATGATTGCTACAAGCTTCGCTCAAATGGCGCAATCAAAAGAAGTAAGAAAATTCATGACCAGGACACAGGAAATTGCTCAAAAACACCTCAATATCTTCAGTGATGCACTGATCAATAACGATATGCAGGCTCCCATGTCTTGGGATACCAATGTAAAAGCTTCAACCACCGCTGCTTTTTCAGATAAATTGATGATGTTCCACACCACCCTGATAAGCAATGCCGGGATGGGGAACTATGGTACAGCTGCAGCGGCAAGTATGAGAGCTGACCTGGTATCGAATTATTTCAGACTCATACTCGAGGTCGCTGAATTAGGTAAAAGTGGCGCGGACATCATGATCGATAACGGTTGGCTGGAAGAACCACCTCAGTCTGCTGATCGAAAAAAGTTGGCGGAGGATAAGTGA
- a CDS encoding thiamine-binding protein, whose translation MPTLTVGFQTMPNGKDVDTHGIIPKMIEVVKESGLTYEVGPMETVVEGEYDKIMSVIKETQDVGIQHGATEVFTNIKMHYKSDGVSIADKKKDV comes from the coding sequence ATGCCAACATTAACTGTAGGATTTCAAACCATGCCAAACGGAAAAGACGTGGATACACATGGAATTATCCCCAAAATGATCGAAGTGGTAAAAGAATCGGGTTTAACATACGAAGTAGGGCCGATGGAAACGGTGGTCGAAGGTGAATATGATAAAATAATGAGCGTCATCAAAGAGACCCAGGATGTTGGGATACAACACGGAGCAACCGAGGTTTTCACAAATATCAAAATGCATTATAAATCGGACGGAGTATCAATTGCAGATAAAAAGAAGGATGTTTGA
- a CDS encoding cytochrome c oxidase assembly protein: MHADHSFTQAFQGFGSVSQILLTIPFTVILVLYLLAVIVSNRKHKQWPISRTILWIIGVCCALSAVSGPLVQRAHMEFTSHMLGHLLLGMLAPLLMVLAAPVTLVLRTLPVTQARRLSRILKSRIMGIISDPIVVVILNIGGLWVLYLTSLYEAMHQYILLYLFIHIHVFLSGYLFTISMIYIDPAPHRTGYIYRATVLILALTGHGILSKYIYAYPPAGVPRDQAESGGMLMYYGGDMIDLILVIIFYYQWYKAVRPRANTSKCKGNKNFVGT, from the coding sequence ATGCACGCTGATCATTCTTTTACACAAGCATTTCAAGGCTTCGGTTCGGTTTCTCAGATACTTCTAACCATTCCTTTTACAGTGATATTGGTACTGTATCTTCTTGCTGTGATCGTTTCCAATCGTAAACATAAACAATGGCCGATTTCCCGTACAATCCTATGGATCATCGGTGTCTGCTGTGCTTTAAGCGCTGTATCAGGACCCTTGGTTCAGCGTGCACATATGGAGTTTACTTCCCATATGCTTGGTCATTTGCTCCTTGGAATGTTGGCCCCTCTACTCATGGTACTCGCTGCACCGGTGACACTTGTACTGCGGACCCTGCCTGTCACTCAGGCCAGGAGGCTTTCACGAATACTGAAAAGCCGTATTATGGGTATTATCAGTGATCCCATTGTCGTTGTCATTCTCAATATTGGAGGCCTTTGGGTTCTTTACTTAACCAGTCTTTACGAAGCGATGCATCAATACATTCTCCTTTATTTGTTCATACATATCCATGTTTTTCTGTCTGGATATCTATTCACAATTTCCATGATATATATTGATCCTGCACCACATAGAACCGGCTATATTTACAGAGCAACTGTATTGATCCTTGCCTTGACCGGTCATGGCATTTTGTCGAAATACATATACGCCTATCCTCCTGCCGGTGTCCCCCGTGATCAGGCAGAGAGTGGAGGGATGCTTATGTACTATGGAGGGGATATGATTGATCTGATACTGGTAATTATCTTTTATTATCAATGGTATAAGGCTGTCCGGCCAAGAGCTAATACAAGTAAATGTAAGGGCAATAAGAATTTTGTGGGGACGTGA
- a CDS encoding GntR family transcriptional regulator, translating into MFIQIEPQSDIPIYTQVKNGIMEGIVRGELVAGDILPSVRSLAGDLGVNMHTVNKSYHELESKGVIRIVPKSGAVICTPSAGEIPPSRLEQISEELRPIVVESLVIGMSEKEIQELVASIILKVKGE; encoded by the coding sequence TTGTTTATCCAAATAGAACCTCAATCAGATATACCGATTTATACTCAGGTCAAGAATGGGATCATGGAGGGGATTGTCCGCGGGGAATTAGTGGCAGGTGATATCCTCCCATCCGTTCGCAGCCTTGCCGGTGACCTGGGCGTAAACATGCACACGGTGAATAAAAGCTATCATGAATTGGAAAGCAAGGGTGTGATCCGCATTGTTCCGAAGTCTGGTGCTGTTATTTGTACACCATCCGCAGGAGAAATTCCGCCATCGCGATTGGAGCAGATATCAGAAGAATTGCGGCCGATTGTAGTGGAATCATTGGTAATCGGCATGAGTGAAAAAGAAATTCAAGAATTAGTTGCATCAATTATTCTAAAGGTTAAGGGGGAGTAA
- the hflX gene encoding GTPase HflX, with amino-acid sequence MEQRLKAIAIGVNTKDKNNDFEYSMLELNGLAEARHIDVVGELTQNLPRPNHVHYIGKGKIEELLPLIEEWGAEVLISNDELSPSQIRVLEEKLDIRVMDRTMLILDIFAERAKTREAQLQVEVAQLQYMLPRLIGRRESLGRQGGGSGLANRGAGETKLELDRRRIEEKITALNKELDSLVDLRTTQRKQRRKSEIPVVSLVGYTNAGKSTTMNAFVEKFHPNENKQVFEKDMLFATLETSVRNITLPDKKAFLLTDTVGFVNKLPHQLVKAFRSTLEEVVEADLIIHVVDYSDSHYEKLMKVTDKTLEDLGIGDTPVIYAFNKAELMEEEVPRVEKDRIYFSAKNRIGIDELLQVVRSYIFKDYKRCQMLIPFDKGHLISYFNEQANVLETEYEETGTKMILECKVSDFEKYQQYVIQE; translated from the coding sequence ATGGAACAACGATTAAAAGCAATCGCCATAGGTGTTAATACAAAGGATAAGAATAATGACTTCGAATATTCGATGCTTGAGTTGAATGGATTGGCAGAAGCGAGGCATATTGATGTAGTCGGTGAACTGACTCAAAACCTGCCCCGACCGAATCATGTTCATTATATTGGTAAGGGGAAAATTGAAGAGCTCCTGCCACTCATTGAAGAATGGGGAGCGGAGGTGCTTATTTCCAATGATGAGCTGTCTCCTTCGCAAATTCGTGTACTTGAGGAGAAACTTGATATTCGAGTCATGGACCGGACCATGTTGATTCTCGATATCTTCGCAGAACGTGCGAAAACCCGGGAAGCACAACTTCAAGTAGAGGTAGCTCAGCTGCAATATATGCTCCCGCGTTTGATTGGACGCCGTGAGTCATTAGGCCGTCAAGGGGGAGGGTCCGGACTCGCGAACCGTGGTGCGGGTGAAACGAAGCTCGAGCTTGACAGACGCCGAATTGAAGAGAAAATCACAGCATTGAATAAAGAGCTTGATTCACTTGTTGACTTGCGAACCACACAACGTAAGCAACGTCGAAAGAGTGAAATACCGGTCGTATCCCTTGTAGGATACACAAATGCAGGGAAGTCTACGACTATGAATGCTTTCGTAGAGAAATTCCATCCAAACGAGAATAAGCAAGTATTTGAAAAGGATATGCTGTTCGCGACTCTTGAAACTTCAGTGAGAAACATCACCTTACCGGACAAAAAGGCATTTCTCCTGACAGATACGGTTGGATTCGTTAACAAACTGCCCCATCAGCTGGTCAAAGCGTTCCGTTCAACACTTGAAGAAGTGGTGGAGGCGGATCTCATCATTCACGTGGTTGATTATTCCGATTCTCACTACGAGAAATTGATGAAGGTGACTGATAAAACATTAGAAGACCTTGGTATAGGCGATACACCTGTCATCTACGCGTTTAACAAAGCTGAACTCATGGAAGAAGAGGTACCCAGAGTGGAAAAGGACCGCATTTATTTTTCCGCAAAAAATAGAATAGGGATCGACGAGCTGCTTCAAGTGGTGAGAAGTTATATTTTTAAAGACTATAAACGCTGTCAAATGCTTATTCCATTTGATAAAGGACATTTGATTTCTTATTTCAATGAACAAGCGAATGTATTGGAAACAGAATATGAAGAAACCGGGACGAAAATGATTCTTGAGTGTAAGGTAAGTGACTTTGAAAAATATCAACAGTATGTCATTCAAGAATAA
- a CDS encoding CBO0543 family protein translates to MLLMWITIFALNGLVYMVRKRLSIIAMYVTSLFSVYLALFADSILGGMFKLYSYFEAGVDWIDFVGAIGIYPAINILFLALFPVKKNVIVKGMYILGWSLFALSYEFFAAHYSSFFQYSGWRLIYSVPIYPILFLILLFNFRFVDKLRDVKTTYFHLSPLEWYGSLFFILYMNLFIDAVLKGKYELYYYVVKDVHPVDFFYRWIVVCVPLLIFLSRQSKHPTLWRYLVWIAVLSVIQQCTAALNLFHTNNWNLSLSIIQFAIILLLSWLNLRILRYMKRGTDL, encoded by the coding sequence ATGCTATTGATGTGGATAACAATCTTTGCCCTGAATGGTTTAGTTTATATGGTAAGAAAAAGGCTTTCGATCATCGCGATGTACGTCACCTCTTTGTTTTCGGTTTATTTAGCTTTATTTGCAGATTCCATTTTGGGTGGAATGTTCAAGTTATATTCCTATTTCGAAGCAGGGGTGGACTGGATTGATTTTGTAGGTGCAATTGGCATTTACCCAGCGATTAATATCCTGTTTCTAGCTTTATTTCCTGTAAAGAAGAATGTGATCGTCAAGGGGATGTACATACTGGGCTGGTCACTATTTGCGTTAAGTTATGAGTTTTTTGCCGCCCACTATTCTTCCTTCTTTCAATACAGTGGCTGGAGATTGATATACTCGGTTCCGATTTATCCTATTTTGTTTCTGATCTTGTTATTTAATTTTCGATTCGTTGATAAATTGCGCGATGTAAAGACAACGTACTTTCATTTGTCCCCACTGGAGTGGTACGGAAGCTTATTCTTCATTCTATATATGAATTTGTTTATAGATGCCGTATTGAAGGGGAAATATGAGCTATATTATTATGTTGTGAAAGATGTACATCCGGTTGATTTCTTTTATCGGTGGATAGTGGTATGTGTTCCACTTTTGATTTTTCTGAGCAGGCAATCGAAACATCCCACTCTATGGAGATACCTTGTTTGGATTGCAGTCCTAAGTGTGATTCAACAATGCACGGCAGCACTCAACCTCTTTCACACCAACAATTGGAACCTGTCTCTCTCCATCATCCAATTTGCGATTATCCTCCTCCTATCTTGGCTGAACCTGCGTATCCTCCGGTATATGAAGCGAGGGACGGACCTCTAA
- a CDS encoding sodium:alanine symporter family protein → MLDVLDKINSFLWGTPSLVLLFGTGLFLTFMLRGLQFRKLLYAFKLAFTKEEPSSSADKSEGDISNFKTLMTALSATIGNGNIAGVATALTIGGPGAIFWMWVVGLLGMATKYAEALLAMKYRVKNKNGEYSGGPMYYVEKGLGSKWKWLAVAFALFGAFAALGIGNSVQSNTIADVMTSSFQINNIVTGVVLAVLTGLIIFGGIQRISTVASFFVPIMAFLYIGGSLIIIILNYDMIIPAFEMIFYYAFNPVAAAGGFTGIIISEAIRSGVSRGIFSNEAGLGTAALIAGNAKTDHPVKQALVAMTGTFIVTIIVCTMTGLVLLITGFWDPTGGAISGVEHAPSLDGGALTSAAFGHALGTVGEYIVSFSVIFFGFSTIVGWYMYGEKCFEYLTNYRFANSYRLIYILATGLGAVANLELVWAFADMSNALMMIPNLIALILLYKVIVRETNHYFNEYMPMMEARPRKKAS, encoded by the coding sequence ATGTTAGATGTGCTAGACAAGATTAATTCATTTTTATGGGGGACACCAAGTTTAGTACTGTTATTTGGGACAGGTCTTTTCTTAACGTTTATGCTTAGAGGGCTGCAGTTCCGAAAGCTATTGTATGCATTTAAACTTGCTTTTACAAAAGAAGAACCCTCTTCTTCTGCTGACAAATCGGAAGGGGATATCAGTAACTTCAAAACGTTGATGACGGCTTTGTCAGCGACAATCGGTAACGGAAACATTGCCGGGGTTGCGACGGCATTGACGATTGGCGGACCCGGGGCCATCTTCTGGATGTGGGTTGTCGGCCTACTCGGTATGGCCACAAAATACGCAGAAGCACTGCTTGCCATGAAGTACCGTGTAAAAAATAAAAACGGCGAATACTCCGGCGGGCCGATGTATTATGTGGAAAAAGGTCTCGGCAGTAAGTGGAAGTGGCTAGCTGTTGCGTTTGCTTTATTCGGGGCATTTGCCGCCCTCGGAATCGGTAACAGCGTCCAGTCCAATACGATTGCAGATGTCATGACATCAAGCTTTCAAATTAACAATATCGTAACAGGAGTCGTTTTAGCAGTCCTGACAGGTTTGATTATCTTCGGAGGCATTCAACGAATCAGTACAGTCGCTTCCTTCTTTGTACCGATCATGGCATTCCTGTACATTGGTGGTTCATTGATCATCATCATTCTGAACTACGACATGATTATTCCAGCATTTGAAATGATTTTCTACTATGCGTTCAATCCAGTAGCTGCCGCTGGAGGTTTCACTGGAATCATTATCAGTGAAGCGATCCGAAGCGGGGTATCACGTGGGATATTCTCTAATGAGGCCGGACTTGGTACGGCTGCATTGATTGCAGGTAATGCGAAAACCGACCATCCGGTTAAACAAGCACTTGTCGCTATGACGGGTACGTTCATTGTGACGATTATTGTTTGTACAATGACTGGACTGGTCCTTCTCATCACTGGTTTCTGGGATCCTACAGGCGGAGCGATTTCAGGTGTCGAACACGCGCCAAGCCTTGACGGTGGGGCACTGACGAGTGCGGCATTTGGACACGCCCTCGGTACAGTCGGGGAATATATCGTATCATTTTCTGTCATATTCTTCGGGTTTTCAACAATCGTCGGATGGTATATGTACGGAGAGAAATGCTTCGAGTATTTGACTAATTATCGTTTCGCTAACTCCTATAGACTCATTTACATTTTAGCAACTGGACTTGGTGCCGTTGCAAACCTTGAGCTCGTCTGGGCATTTGCTGATATGTCTAACGCATTGATGATGATTCCAAACTTGATTGCCCTTATTTTACTTTATAAGGTCATCGTTCGTGAAACGAATCACTACTTCAATGAGTACATGCCCATGATGGAAGCCCGACCAAGAAAGAAAGCCAGTTAA
- a CDS encoding DUF2243 domain-containing protein — protein sequence MISNYTKASSTRNLWSGILFGMGIVAFIDETVFHQLLHWHHFYDKSTTAMGLVSDGFFHAFSWFATIGGLFMFADLRRKKSLWMKRWWGGILLGAGGFQLYDGTVQHKLMGIHQIRYVENVLVYDIVWNVIAAAMILAGFLLVVNTRYEKNETVANAR from the coding sequence ATGATATCCAATTATACAAAAGCGTCTTCAACCCGGAATCTATGGTCGGGTATCTTATTTGGGATGGGAATCGTCGCATTTATCGATGAGACAGTATTCCATCAGTTGCTTCATTGGCATCATTTTTATGACAAGTCCACTACAGCGATGGGGCTCGTTTCTGATGGTTTTTTTCATGCGTTTAGCTGGTTTGCTACAATCGGCGGGTTGTTTATGTTTGCCGATTTACGCCGGAAAAAATCGTTATGGATGAAGAGATGGTGGGGAGGAATTCTGCTTGGTGCCGGAGGCTTTCAATTGTATGACGGAACAGTGCAGCATAAGCTGATGGGTATTCATCAAATACGCTATGTAGAAAATGTCCTTGTATATGATATTGTCTGGAATGTGATTGCGGCTGCTATGATTCTTGCAGGTTTCTTATTGGTTGTAAATACTAGATATGAAAAGAATGAGACTGTTGCCAATGCACGCTGA
- a CDS encoding DUF5808 domain-containing protein yields the protein MEMTLLFVTVGFLMFLQITIPFIVKRTVVFGVTIPVDEIRNEQLLRYKKLYAILTFFISIAALALYFIWSKDISPTENHLILAGLLLPFVILFISMSLYFYFHMKVTSLKREKQWFKDRKQVKVSELNLRTKDEMLPWIVYVVPMVITAGLMVFTLANYNSLPDQIPTHWGPDGKPDAFTTKSYLSALILPFVLLVLNTMFLGINELTRNSGIKLSAGNINASRVRQLRLRKYTSWLLFFISILVSMLFTFLQFTTLYENSVSDLLIITIPLAFSALVLIGTVLMAIKVGKKDSDLDLEIIDEGTGEVINADDDQYWKGGLFYFNPEDPSIFVEKRFGVGWTLNFARPMGYLILVGPLLVIIIITLI from the coding sequence ATGGAAATGACGCTTTTATTCGTCACGGTGGGATTTTTGATGTTTCTGCAAATCACCATACCTTTTATCGTAAAACGGACCGTGGTTTTTGGTGTAACGATACCTGTTGATGAAATACGGAACGAACAGTTGCTACGTTACAAAAAACTATACGCGATCTTAACATTTTTCATTTCAATTGCGGCATTGGCTCTCTATTTTATCTGGTCAAAAGACATCTCACCCACTGAAAATCATCTCATATTAGCGGGCTTATTACTGCCTTTTGTCATCCTATTTATTTCGATGTCCCTTTATTTCTATTTTCATATGAAAGTGACATCACTGAAACGGGAAAAGCAATGGTTCAAGGATCGCAAACAGGTGAAGGTCTCAGAATTGAACCTAAGAACGAAAGATGAAATGCTGCCCTGGATAGTGTATGTAGTACCCATGGTGATCACTGCCGGATTAATGGTGTTTACATTGGCGAATTACAATAGCCTGCCGGATCAGATTCCCACCCACTGGGGACCTGATGGAAAGCCAGATGCATTTACAACGAAATCATATCTTTCCGCTCTGATCCTACCCTTCGTATTACTGGTGTTGAATACGATGTTCCTCGGTATAAACGAGCTCACAAGGAATTCCGGGATCAAGCTGAGTGCGGGAAATATAAACGCATCACGGGTCCGTCAGCTCCGTCTGCGAAAATACACAAGCTGGCTCTTATTCTTCATATCCATTCTTGTTTCCATGCTATTTACATTCCTGCAATTCACCACACTGTATGAAAATAGCGTCAGCGACCTGCTGATCATCACCATACCACTGGCCTTCTCTGCACTCGTCTTGATAGGGACGGTCCTTATGGCCATCAAAGTGGGGAAAAAGGATTCGGACTTGGACTTAGAGATCATTGATGAAGGCACCGGTGAAGTGATCAATGCAGATGACGATCAATACTGGAAAGGAGGGCTCTTCTATTTCAACCCTGAAGACCCCTCCATCTTCGTCGAAAAACGCTTCGGAGTAGGGTGGACCCTGAACTTCGCCAGACCCATGGGATATCTCATCCTGGTCGGACCGTTGCTCGTGATAATAATCATTACACTAATATAA
- a CDS encoding DMT family transporter, whose product MKFAGIGLVMLAAICWGTSGGIADVLMNKGWDPIVISLYRGIVGFICFFVWFLLRFRQNRGISTRLYIWSLIAGVGVAGNFTFYFLSIEASSVAVAATLMYTAPVFVLLISFLLGIEHSTWFKWGCITGVILGIILLTGAYNTESISVSFFGMAAGLGAGLSYALFIFGFKNASSIGNPHTTLTIAFFSFCLILFLFTDKGEAAAVLASRDIGWFLLLGILGAGLSFILYVTGIRWTTPSNASMVAMVEPVTASLFGVLVIGDHLTTIQIFGMVVILVTITVLSVKQSD is encoded by the coding sequence ATGAAATTTGCAGGTATAGGTTTAGTTATGCTGGCCGCTATATGCTGGGGCACTAGTGGGGGGATTGCCGATGTTTTAATGAACAAGGGCTGGGATCCTATTGTGATTTCACTTTACAGGGGGATTGTTGGATTTATATGTTTTTTTGTGTGGTTTCTCCTTCGCTTTAGACAAAATCGGGGCATCTCCACCCGTTTATATATATGGTCTCTAATTGCAGGTGTTGGTGTTGCTGGAAACTTCACTTTTTATTTTCTAAGTATCGAAGCCTCAAGCGTTGCGGTTGCCGCTACTTTAATGTACACCGCACCTGTGTTCGTCCTATTAATCTCCTTTTTATTAGGAATAGAACATTCTACTTGGTTTAAATGGGGCTGTATTACCGGGGTGATTTTGGGGATCATCCTGCTTACAGGTGCCTACAATACTGAATCGATTTCAGTGAGTTTTTTTGGGATGGCAGCGGGACTTGGTGCTGGCCTTTCCTATGCTTTGTTTATATTCGGGTTTAAAAATGCGTCTTCTATCGGAAACCCACACACCACGCTAACCATTGCTTTTTTTTCATTTTGTCTCATCCTTTTTCTCTTTACGGATAAGGGTGAAGCAGCTGCTGTGTTGGCGTCAAGGGATATAGGATGGTTTTTACTTTTAGGGATCCTCGGGGCTGGACTGTCATTTATATTGTATGTGACTGGAATTCGATGGACTACTCCTTCTAATGCTTCGATGGTCGCTATGGTAGAACCGGTAACAGCCTCATTATTTGGCGTTCTGGTTATCGGGGATCACTTGACCACCATTCAAATTTTTGGCATGGTGGTCATCCTTGTTACGATCACCGTACTTAGTGTGAAGCAGTCCGACTGA